A genomic stretch from Armatimonadota bacterium includes:
- a CDS encoding copper-translocating P-type ATPase yields MFRDRFVISLLLTLPVLYYEPLFQRLLGYRAVEFAGSSWVAPILAAAIYAWGGWPFVQGARRELRSRQPGMMTLVALAISVAFGYSTLVALGLPGAPFYWELATLVDVMLLGHWLEMLSVQSASRALEHLASLVPPVAHRLADGAVEDVPVAALRPGDMVLVRPGEQIPADGVVVEGASSVNEAFLTGESRPVPKEPGLEVVAGSVNGEGALRVRVIRTGEQTTLSQMMRLVRDAQASRSRYQALADRAAYWLTLVAVGAGAATAAAWLAAGREAVFVVERAVTVLVIACPHALGLAVPLVVVNATALSASHGILVRNREAFERARELRIVAFDKTGTLTEGRFVVRGIYADGLTDADALRVAAALEASSEHPLARAVVDEARRRGIEAPAAVEFRAVPGKGVEGQLDGARYRAGRPEWAEELGLRVDEGVRRGLGEAAERGESAIVLMDDMRVLAVLALADRARESAREAVRHLEEMGVQVVMVTGDAEAVARTVARELGIARYHARVLPQEKARVVRELRREGPVAFVGDGINDAPALLEADLGVAIGAGTNVAIESADLVLVENDPLDVVRALRLARVTYRKMVQNLLWATGYNALAIPLAAGVLSAWRLLLSPALGALLMSLSTVIVAVNALLLRRTRL; encoded by the coding sequence ATGTTCCGGGACCGGTTCGTGATCAGCCTGCTCCTGACGCTGCCCGTCCTGTACTACGAGCCTCTGTTCCAGCGGCTGTTGGGCTACCGGGCGGTGGAGTTTGCGGGATCGTCCTGGGTGGCCCCCATCCTCGCGGCGGCCATTTACGCCTGGGGCGGGTGGCCGTTCGTGCAGGGGGCGCGCCGCGAGCTGCGGTCCCGGCAGCCGGGGATGATGACGCTGGTGGCCCTGGCCATCTCGGTGGCGTTCGGGTACAGCACCCTGGTGGCCCTGGGCCTGCCGGGAGCGCCGTTTTACTGGGAGCTGGCCACCCTGGTGGACGTCATGCTGCTGGGGCACTGGCTGGAGATGCTGTCGGTGCAGAGCGCCAGCCGCGCGCTTGAGCACCTGGCCTCGCTGGTGCCGCCGGTGGCCCACCGCCTGGCCGATGGTGCCGTGGAGGATGTGCCGGTGGCGGCCCTGCGCCCGGGCGATATGGTCCTTGTCCGGCCCGGCGAGCAGATCCCCGCCGACGGCGTGGTGGTGGAGGGAGCGTCCAGCGTCAACGAGGCGTTTCTGACCGGCGAGTCCCGGCCGGTGCCCAAGGAGCCCGGGCTGGAGGTGGTGGCGGGCTCGGTCAACGGCGAGGGCGCGCTGCGGGTGCGGGTGATCCGGACCGGCGAGCAGACCACCCTCAGCCAGATGATGCGTCTGGTGCGCGACGCCCAGGCGTCCCGCAGCCGCTACCAGGCCCTGGCCGACCGGGCGGCGTACTGGCTGACGCTGGTGGCCGTGGGGGCGGGCGCGGCCACGGCGGCCGCCTGGCTGGCGGCGGGCCGCGAGGCCGTGTTTGTCGTCGAGCGCGCCGTCACGGTCCTGGTCATCGCGTGCCCCCACGCCCTGGGGCTCGCCGTGCCCCTGGTGGTGGTCAACGCCACCGCGCTGTCCGCCAGCCACGGCATCCTGGTGCGCAACCGCGAGGCCTTCGAGCGGGCGCGGGAGCTGCGGATTGTGGCCTTTGACAAGACCGGCACGCTGACCGAAGGGCGGTTCGTCGTGCGTGGCATCTATGCCGACGGACTGACCGACGCTGACGCCCTGCGCGTGGCCGCCGCCCTGGAGGCGTCCAGCGAGCACCCGCTGGCCCGCGCGGTGGTGGACGAGGCGCGCCGCCGCGGGATCGAGGCACCGGCGGCGGTGGAGTTTCGGGCGGTCCCCGGCAAAGGGGTGGAAGGGCAGCTGGACGGCGCCCGCTACCGGGCGGGCCGACCGGAGTGGGCGGAGGAGCTGGGCCTGCGCGTCGACGAGGGTGTCCGCCGGGGACTGGGGGAGGCGGCCGAACGCGGGGAATCGGCGATCGTTCTCATGGACGACATGCGGGTGCTGGCTGTTCTCGCGCTGGCCGACCGCGCGCGGGAGTCGGCCCGGGAGGCGGTACGGCACCTGGAGGAGATGGGCGTGCAGGTGGTGATGGTGACCGGAGATGCGGAGGCCGTGGCCCGCACCGTGGCCCGCGAGCTGGGGATTGCACGCTACCACGCCCGGGTGCTGCCCCAGGAGAAAGCCCGGGTGGTGCGCGAGCTGCGACGCGAGGGACCGGTGGCGTTTGTGGGGGACGGCATCAACGACGCCCCCGCGCTGCTGGAGGCCGACCTGGGAGTCGCCATCGGGGCCGGCACCAACGTCGCCATCGAGTCGGCGGATCTGGTGCTGGTGGAGAACGACCCCCTGGACGTGGTGCGGGCGCTGCGGCTGGCCCGGGTGACCTACCGCAAGATGGTGCAGAACCTGCTGTGGGCCACCGGCTACAACGCCCTGGCCATCCCTCTCGCGGCCGGCGTGCTCTCCGCCTGGCGGCTGCTGCTCTCGCCGGCGCTCGGCGCGCTGCTGATGAGCCTGTCCACGGTCATCGTGGCCGTCAACGCCCTCCTGCTGCGTCGCACCCGGTTGTGA
- a CDS encoding CopD family protein, giving the protein MYLLIVYLHVTAAAVWVGGLLFLALVAIPVARTLPPPQRASLVAALGRRFLPVAWTALAILVVTGAAALAYRGVTWESVVTGRLWGGAFGRILLAKLILVMGTLALSALHDFHVGPASTRLAEQGAGDSTAAVGLRRRASGIARANTALALAIVALAVVMVRGLR; this is encoded by the coding sequence GTGTACCTGCTGATCGTCTATCTGCACGTCACGGCCGCGGCCGTGTGGGTCGGGGGGCTGCTGTTTCTGGCCCTGGTGGCCATTCCGGTGGCCCGGACACTGCCGCCGCCGCAGCGGGCGTCTCTGGTGGCGGCTCTGGGCCGGCGGTTTCTGCCGGTGGCGTGGACAGCCCTGGCGATCCTGGTGGTGACGGGAGCGGCCGCCCTGGCCTACCGGGGCGTGACCTGGGAAAGCGTGGTGACGGGGCGGCTGTGGGGCGGGGCGTTCGGGAGGATCCTGCTGGCCAAGCTCATCCTGGTGATGGGCACGCTGGCGCTCAGCGCGCTGCACGATTTCCACGTCGGGCCGGCCAGCACCCGCCTGGCGGAACAGGGCGCGGGCGATTCCACCGCCGCCGTGGGGCTGCGGCGTCGGGCCTCCGGGATCGCCCGGGCCAACACCGCGCTGGCGCTGGCCATCGTGGCGCTGGCGGTGGTGATGGTCAGAGGGCTGAGATGA